The Herbiconiux sp. A18JL235 region AGCACCTTCGAGACCGAGAGCTTGTTGTCCTTCGCGTAGTCCTGCTCGAGCAGGGCGACCTGCTTGAAGTAGGCGGTGACGCGACCCTCGACGATCTTCGGCAGAGCCGCCTCGGGCTTGCCCTCGTTCTTCGAGATCTCGGTGACGATCGCACGCTCCTTCTCGACGGCCTCCGCGGGCACGTCGTCGCGGGAGAGGTACTGCGGGTCGGCGAACGAGATGTGCTGCGCGATGGAGCGGGCGGTGTCGGCGTCGGAGCCGGAGTAGGCCACGACGACACCGACCTGCGGGGGCAGGTCTTTGCTCGTCTTGTGCAGGTAGATCTCGAACGAGTCGCCGGTGAGGCGCGCGATGCGGCGCAGCTCGATCTTCTCGCCGAGGATCGCGGCCTCGTCGTTGATGAGGTCGGCGACGGTCTTGTCACCGGCGGAGGCGGCCAGGGCCTCCTCGACGGTGGTCGAACCGGCGGCGAAGACGGCCTCGAGAACGGCGTCGGCGAGGGCGATGAACTTGTCGCCCTTCGCCACGAAGTCGGTCTCGCAGGCGAGCTCGATGAGCGTCGCAGCGCCATCGCCCTGCTTCGCGGCGACGAGGCCCTCGCTGGTGGAGCGGTCGGCGCGCTTCGCGTTGCCCTTGGCGCCCTTCAGGCGCAGGATCTCGACGGCCTTCTCCATGTCGCCGTCGGCCTCGACCAGGGCGTTCTTGGTGTCGACCATGCCGGTGCCGAGCTGCTCGCGCAGCGCCTTCACGTCGGCCAGGCTGATGTTTGCCATGTTTCTGTGTACTCC contains the following coding sequences:
- the tsf gene encoding translation elongation factor Ts produces the protein MANISLADVKALREQLGTGMVDTKNALVEADGDMEKAVEILRLKGAKGNAKRADRSTSEGLVAAKQGDGAATLIELACETDFVAKGDKFIALADAVLEAVFAAGSTTVEEALAASAGDKTVADLINDEAAILGEKIELRRIARLTGDSFEIYLHKTSKDLPPQVGVVVAYSGSDADTARSIAQHISFADPQYLSRDDVPAEAVEKERAIVTEISKNEGKPEAALPKIVEGRVTAYFKQVALLEQDYAKDNKLSVSKVLADAGIQVTGFARFKVGA